Proteins encoded within one genomic window of Ranitomeya variabilis isolate aRanVar5 chromosome 4, aRanVar5.hap1, whole genome shotgun sequence:
- the EXOSC1 gene encoding exosome complex component CSL4, translating to MAPVRCCVPGERLCSLEECTPGYGTYCKHGYVFSSLSGYVVKKSDNGLMPVVSVVRDTDSHLLPDVGSIVTCKVMSINPRFAKVQIMYIGAAALKNTFRGTIRKEDIRATEKDKVEVYKSFRPGDIVVARVISLGDAQSNYLLTTAENELGVVVAHSEAVATMVPISWCEMQCPKTHMKEPRKVARVQPEFLQT from the exons ATGGCGCCGGTTCGGTGTTGTGTCCCCG GAGAGCGTCTGTGCAGCTTGGAGGAATGTACGCCCGGCTACGGGACTTACTGCAAACACGGCTACGTCTTCTCCTCGCTGTCCGGATATGTGGTGAAGAAGAGCGACAACGGCCTG ATGCCGGTGGTCTCCGTAGTGAGGGACACAGACTCCCATCTTCTGCCTGACGTGGGCTCTATAGTGACTTGTAAG GTGATGAGTATTAATCCAAGGTTTGCCAAAGTCCAGATCATGTACATCGGTGCGGCGGCGCTCAAGAACACATTTAGAGGGACGATCAG GAAAGAAGACATCAGAGCAACGGAGAAAGATAAG GTTGAAGTGTACAAAAGTTTTCGTCCTGGAGACATTGTTGTAGCAAGAGTT ATATCATTAGGAGACGCTCAGTCCAATTATCTGCTGACCACGGCGGAGAATGAGTTGGGAGTGGTGGTGGCACATAGCGAAGCCG TGGCGACCATGGTGCCAATCAGCTGGTGTGAGATGCAGTGCCCGAAGACTCACATGAAGGAGCCTCGGAAAGTGGCCCGAGTGCAGCCCGAGTTTCTCCAGACATAA
- the ZDHHC16 gene encoding palmitoyltransferase ZDHHC16 isoform X1, which translates to MRNIRRLFLRCLRLGHRRKFTYVNLLTDLLRYSRLCLVSLAYNSFMNSDVVIESLFEPIYWLVDHVTRWFGIVFVALVILLTSSIVLIVYICLLPLILRTYSIAWICWHVAYGHWNLLLIVFHYYKAITTPPGYPPQAQKNIPSVSVCRKCIAPKPARTHHCSICNKCILKMDHHCPWLNNCVGHHNHRYFFSFCLFMTLGCIYCSISSRVMFREAYAAIETMKHQEAERLQHAGNETYSQTPPPAFSFRERVFHKCIIYLWVLCSSVAVALGALTLWHAMLITRGETSIERHINKKERKRLLDKGKIFHNPYSYGRFSNWRLFFGVESQSQWITRVLLPSAHPAYGDGLTWSAPHWIPMKHASVLAI; encoded by the exons ATGAGAAACATCCGGCGCCTTTTCTTGAGGTGCCTTCGCCTGGGACACAGAAGGAAATTCACATATGTGAACCTGCTGACGGATTTGCTGCGTTACAGCCGCCTTTGCCTCGTGTCCTTAGCCTATAACTCCTTCATGAACAGCGATGTCGTCATAGAGTCTCTCTTTGAGCCAATTTATTGGTTGGTGGATCATGTGACGAGATGGTTTGGCATC gTGTTTGTGGCTCTGGTGATCTTACTGACCAGCTCCATTGTGCTGATCGTGTACATCTGCCTCCTTCCTCTTATACTCCGAACGTACTCCATCGCCTGGATCTGCTGGCACGTCGCCTATGGCCACTGGAATCTCCTCCTGATAGTGTTTCACTATTACAAGGCGATCACCACCCCCCCTGGGTATCCTCCGCAG GCTCAGAAGAATATCCCATCGGTGTCGGTTTGCCGGAAATGCATCGCTCCAAAACCTGCCCGGACTCATCACTGTAGCATTTGTAATAA ATGCATATTGAAAATGGATCACCATTGCC CTTGGCTTAATAACTGTGTGGGGCACCACAACCATCGCTACTTCTTCTCCTTCTGCCTCTTTATGACCTTGGGTTGTATCTACTGTAGTATCAGCAGCCGCGTCATGTTCCGGGAAGCCTACGCAGCCATTGAG ACAATGAAGCACCAGGAGGCGGAGAGGCTCCAGCATGCAGGCAATGAG ACGTACAGCCAGACGCCACCTCCAGCCTTCTCTTTTCGGGAGAGAGTTTTTCACAAGTGCATCATATACCTCTGGGTGCTTTGCAG CTCTGTCGCGGTGGCTCTCGGTGCCCTCACGCTTTGGCACGCCATGCTCATCACCCGGGGAGAGACCAGCATAGAGAGACACATTaacaagaaggagagaaagaggctGCTGGATAAAGGGAAG atatttcaCAATCCGTACAGCTACGGCCGCTTCAGTAACTGGAGACTTTTCTTTGGGGTTGAATCCCAGTC gCAGTGGATCACTCGTGTTCTCCTCCCGTCTGCACATCCGGCTTACGGAGACGGTCTGACATGGAGCGCTCCACATTGGATCCCCATGAAACATGCGTCTGTCCTTGCAATCTAG
- the ZDHHC16 gene encoding palmitoyltransferase ZDHHC16 isoform X2 has translation MRNIRRLFLRCLRLGHRRKFTYVNLLTDLLRYSRLCLVSLAYNSFMNSDVVIESLFEPIYWLVDHVTRWFGIVFVALVILLTSSIVLIVYICLLPLILRTYSIAWICWHVAYGHWNLLLIVFHYYKAITTPPGYPPQAQKNIPSVSVCRKCIAPKPARTHHCSICNKCILKMDHHCPWLNNCVGHHNHRYFFSFCLFMTLGCIYCSISSRVMFREAYAAIETYSQTPPPAFSFRERVFHKCIIYLWVLCSSVAVALGALTLWHAMLITRGETSIERHINKKERKRLLDKGKIFHNPYSYGRFSNWRLFFGVESQSQWITRVLLPSAHPAYGDGLTWSAPHWIPMKHASVLAI, from the exons ATGAGAAACATCCGGCGCCTTTTCTTGAGGTGCCTTCGCCTGGGACACAGAAGGAAATTCACATATGTGAACCTGCTGACGGATTTGCTGCGTTACAGCCGCCTTTGCCTCGTGTCCTTAGCCTATAACTCCTTCATGAACAGCGATGTCGTCATAGAGTCTCTCTTTGAGCCAATTTATTGGTTGGTGGATCATGTGACGAGATGGTTTGGCATC gTGTTTGTGGCTCTGGTGATCTTACTGACCAGCTCCATTGTGCTGATCGTGTACATCTGCCTCCTTCCTCTTATACTCCGAACGTACTCCATCGCCTGGATCTGCTGGCACGTCGCCTATGGCCACTGGAATCTCCTCCTGATAGTGTTTCACTATTACAAGGCGATCACCACCCCCCCTGGGTATCCTCCGCAG GCTCAGAAGAATATCCCATCGGTGTCGGTTTGCCGGAAATGCATCGCTCCAAAACCTGCCCGGACTCATCACTGTAGCATTTGTAATAA ATGCATATTGAAAATGGATCACCATTGCC CTTGGCTTAATAACTGTGTGGGGCACCACAACCATCGCTACTTCTTCTCCTTCTGCCTCTTTATGACCTTGGGTTGTATCTACTGTAGTATCAGCAGCCGCGTCATGTTCCGGGAAGCCTACGCAGCCATTGAG ACGTACAGCCAGACGCCACCTCCAGCCTTCTCTTTTCGGGAGAGAGTTTTTCACAAGTGCATCATATACCTCTGGGTGCTTTGCAG CTCTGTCGCGGTGGCTCTCGGTGCCCTCACGCTTTGGCACGCCATGCTCATCACCCGGGGAGAGACCAGCATAGAGAGACACATTaacaagaaggagagaaagaggctGCTGGATAAAGGGAAG atatttcaCAATCCGTACAGCTACGGCCGCTTCAGTAACTGGAGACTTTTCTTTGGGGTTGAATCCCAGTC gCAGTGGATCACTCGTGTTCTCCTCCCGTCTGCACATCCGGCTTACGGAGACGGTCTGACATGGAGCGCTCCACATTGGATCCCCATGAAACATGCGTCTGTCCTTGCAATCTAG